A genomic region of Melopsittacus undulatus isolate bMelUnd1 chromosome 5, bMelUnd1.mat.Z, whole genome shotgun sequence contains the following coding sequences:
- the TSPO gene encoding translocator protein → MDVVSAWAPAVGFTLLPPAGRFLGSALTRKQLTVWYESLQKPSWCPPDWAFAPVWGAIYTSMGYGSYLVWKELGGFNKKSVIPLGLYAGQLALNCSWTPIFFRARKMGWGLVILLLVTATATAATVSWYKVNKTAAYLMIPYLAWLTLVSALNYCVWKHNRDKKQSK, encoded by the exons ATGGACGTGGTGTCAGCCTGGGCCCCCGCAGTGGGTTTCACACTCCTGCCCCCTGCAGGAAGGTTCTTAGGAAGCGCTCTAACCAGAAAGCAATTGACGGTGTGGTACGAATCTCTGCAGAAGCCATCCTGGTGCCCACCTGATTGGGCGTTTGCTCCTGTTTGGGGAGCTATCTATACATCGATGGG ATACGGCTCCTACCTGGTGTGGAAGGAACTGGGGGGCTTCAACAAGAAGTCGGTGATTCCTCTGGGTCTGTATGCAGGGCAGCTGGCATTAAACTGCTCATGGACTCCAATATTTTTTAGAGCTCGCAAAATGGGATGG GGGTTGGTGATTCTCCTGCTTGTGACTGCTACGGCGACAGCTGCAACTGTTTCCTGGTATAAAGTCAACAAAACAGCAGCTTATTTGATGATTCCTTATCTAGCTTGGCTAACCCTGGTTTCTGCACTCAACTATTGTGTCTGGAAGCACAATCGTGACAAGAAGCAATCCAAATAA